One Cupriavidus necator N-1 DNA window includes the following coding sequences:
- a CDS encoding MFS transporter yields the protein MALPHITKELSLTEVQAGWLGGSFTWGYLITQLLAGYLALRFGSASLTECAWFYSAESPC from the coding sequence ATGGCATTGCCACACATCACGAAGGAGCTGTCACTCACTGAGGTCCAGGCTGGATGGCTTGGCGGCTCTTTCACATGGGGTTACCTCATTACCCAACTTCTCGCCGGCTACCTAGCGCTTCGCTTCGGCTCTGCAAGCTTAACGGAGTGTGCCTGGTTCTATTCGGCGGAATCTCCATGCTGA
- a CDS encoding MFS transporter has protein sequence MLTGFARDFNELLAIRFELGLAEGPVYAASSMLLTQWFVKAERGRAFGIWNVSVAAGGFLAGPNSAAVLAHDWRMMMVIEGLPAWIFCVVWFRSIPKSLQSTKWLSQQDPLPLEHELAAEQAAHKEGNTSSWIVVFKEPSVWMLMVGFACSQIILYGLTLWLPTIFKSFSGLSEMMIGVLSGAPFIMSMVGAYYSPVAQTSITRNADGTLPSPW, from the coding sequence ATGCTGACCGGCTTTGCACGGGACTTTAACGAACTGCTCGCCATCCGGTTTGAGCTTGGCCTGGCTGAAGGGCCCGTCTACGCCGCTTCGTCGATGTTGCTGACGCAATGGTTCGTCAAGGCGGAGCGCGGGCGCGCCTTCGGCATCTGGAATGTGAGCGTCGCCGCGGGTGGCTTCCTCGCTGGTCCTAACTCCGCAGCTGTCCTGGCACATGACTGGCGCATGATGATGGTGATTGAAGGTCTCCCTGCATGGATATTCTGCGTGGTGTGGTTCCGCTCGATACCAAAGAGCCTTCAATCTACCAAGTGGCTTTCGCAGCAAGACCCCCTGCCGCTTGAGCATGAGCTCGCAGCAGAGCAAGCGGCTCACAAGGAAGGCAACACTTCGTCCTGGATTGTGGTATTCAAGGAGCCGTCCGTCTGGATGTTGATGGTTGGCTTCGCATGCAGCCAAATCATCCTCTATGGCCTGACACTTTGGCTGCCGACCATATTCAAGTCGTTCAGTGGGCTCAGCGAGATGATGATTGGCGTGCTGTCTGGAGCGCCATTCATCATGTCGATGGTCGGGGCGTACTACTCACCAGTCGCTCAGACAAGCATAACCAGGAACGCCGATGGCACGCTGCCGTCCCCATGGTGA
- a CDS encoding MFS transporter gives MVITGLTLVVLAETPAQALPIQVALIMCIGFMLKMPTPLVSSYLTEILPLQKAIPAVGVVVGGGSFLGQFLGPLIVGYAKAHSTGFSLSFVILGCLGIVGGLLIMAAKSRRTAAASVALSSRI, from the coding sequence ATGGTGATCACTGGTCTGACATTAGTTGTTCTGGCTGAAACGCCTGCGCAGGCTCTCCCCATCCAGGTTGCGCTCATCATGTGCATCGGCTTCATGTTGAAAATGCCAACGCCACTCGTCTCATCGTATCTGACAGAGATTCTTCCACTTCAGAAGGCGATTCCTGCTGTGGGCGTAGTCGTCGGGGGCGGAAGCTTCCTTGGCCAGTTCCTCGGCCCGCTCATTGTGGGCTACGCGAAAGCGCACTCGACTGGTTTTTCGCTTTCCTTCGTGATTCTTGGATGCCTGGGGATAGTGGGCGGCCTCTTAATCATGGCTGCAAAGTCCAGGCGAACGGCTGCAGCGTCCGTCGCCCTGAGCAGCAGAATCTGA
- a CDS encoding alpha/beta hydrolase: MEAIETFTIDTGTETLAADRIAVRGKVQCLLLHGAGMSTRVRWLPLRTALAQHGVGTVAIDFSGHGDSSSRTEGSLEKRFDEALLALEHIDADGPRVVVGISMSGEIAVRLAVDKATHISGVVTIVGAAYDPAAYQIPFGPEFTRILRSHESWRKSEVFSAIQSFRGRIAVIQAGNDEVVPGMIGSDLIRNASCAEHAELLVLPGVSHALANALDDNPKMTQDVARAIARTIRVKRMPAIREATA, from the coding sequence ATGGAAGCCATCGAGACATTCACCATCGACACAGGGACTGAGACCTTGGCTGCGGACCGCATAGCTGTCCGGGGGAAGGTGCAGTGCCTGTTGCTACATGGCGCTGGAATGAGCACGCGTGTCCGGTGGCTCCCTTTGCGGACCGCGCTGGCCCAACACGGAGTCGGCACTGTAGCAATTGACTTCTCCGGTCATGGGGACAGCTCATCAAGAACTGAGGGTTCCCTCGAGAAGCGCTTTGACGAGGCTCTCCTGGCGCTAGAGCATATCGACGCCGACGGCCCTCGCGTCGTCGTCGGCATAAGTATGAGCGGCGAGATTGCCGTCAGGCTGGCGGTAGACAAGGCAACTCATATATCTGGCGTCGTTACCATTGTCGGCGCAGCGTATGACCCCGCCGCATACCAGATTCCGTTTGGCCCGGAGTTCACCAGAATCTTGCGCAGCCACGAAAGCTGGAGGAAGTCCGAGGTCTTCTCGGCGATTCAGTCTTTCAGGGGCCGAATCGCTGTGATTCAGGCCGGGAACGACGAGGTGGTGCCGGGCATGATTGGCTCTGACCTAATTCGCAATGCATCATGCGCTGAGCATGCCGAACTGCTGGTTCTTCCAGGTGTGAGCCATGCCCTTGCAAATGCATTGGATGACAACCCAAAGATGACTCAAGACGTCGCACGCGCCATCGCGCGCACTATTCGGGTCAAACGTATGCCAGCTATCAGAGAAGCAACAGCCTAG
- a CDS encoding acyl-CoA dehydrogenase family protein encodes MLDRVDEYQEIREAVRDLCGQFSSEYFRKIDEVRGYPEEFVNALTTAGCLAALIPEEYGGSGLGLTQASVIMEEINRAGGNSGACHGQMYNMGTLLRHGSAEQKKLYLPKIASGELRLQSMAVTEPTTGTDTTKIKTTAVRKGDKYVVNGQKVWISRIQHSDLMILLARTTPLDQVKKKSEGMSIFVVDLREAIGKGMTVQPIINMVNHETNELFFDNLEIPVENLIGEEGKGFKYILDGLNAERTLIAAECIGDGYWFIDKVTKYVNERIVFGRPIGQNQGVQFPIAKAFVNVEAASLMRFKAAKLFDAHQQCGAEANMAKLLAADASWEAANACLQYHGGFGFAAEYDVERKFRETRLYQVAPISTNLILSYVGEHILGMPRSF; translated from the coding sequence GTGCTAGACAGAGTCGATGAGTACCAAGAAATTCGTGAAGCAGTCCGCGACCTGTGCGGCCAGTTCTCGTCGGAGTACTTCCGCAAGATTGACGAAGTCCGAGGCTATCCCGAGGAGTTCGTCAATGCGCTGACTACGGCTGGCTGTCTGGCAGCATTGATTCCGGAGGAGTATGGCGGCTCGGGACTGGGATTGACCCAAGCATCCGTCATCATGGAAGAAATCAATCGGGCAGGAGGTAATTCCGGGGCATGCCATGGTCAGATGTACAACATGGGTACTCTGCTGCGCCACGGTTCTGCTGAGCAGAAGAAGCTTTACTTGCCGAAAATCGCGAGCGGCGAACTGCGTCTGCAGTCGATGGCGGTAACCGAGCCGACCACCGGTACCGATACGACGAAGATCAAGACCACCGCCGTGCGTAAGGGCGACAAGTATGTCGTCAACGGCCAGAAAGTGTGGATTTCGCGAATCCAACACTCCGACCTAATGATTCTGCTGGCGCGTACCACGCCGCTGGACCAGGTGAAGAAGAAGTCGGAAGGTATGTCCATCTTTGTGGTCGACCTGCGTGAGGCCATCGGGAAGGGCATGACCGTGCAGCCCATCATCAACATGGTCAACCACGAGACCAACGAACTCTTCTTCGACAATCTGGAGATTCCAGTTGAGAACCTGATCGGGGAGGAAGGCAAGGGCTTCAAGTACATCCTAGACGGCCTCAACGCCGAGCGCACGCTGATTGCGGCAGAGTGCATCGGCGACGGCTACTGGTTCATCGATAAGGTGACGAAGTACGTCAACGAGCGCATCGTCTTCGGCAGGCCTATCGGTCAGAACCAAGGCGTGCAGTTTCCCATTGCCAAGGCATTCGTGAACGTGGAAGCGGCGAGCCTCATGCGCTTCAAGGCTGCCAAGCTGTTCGACGCGCATCAACAATGCGGTGCGGAAGCGAACATGGCCAAGTTGCTTGCTGCCGATGCATCTTGGGAAGCGGCCAATGCCTGTCTGCAGTACCACGGTGGCTTCGGCTTCGCCGCTGAGTATGACGTCGAGCGCAAGTTCCGCGAAACGCGTTTGTACCAGGTGGCGCCGATCTCGACGAACCTGATCCTGTCGTACGTCGGCGAGCACATCCTCGGAATGCCGCGGTCTTTCTAA
- a CDS encoding FAS1-like dehydratase domain-containing protein, with protein MDVEKLKQWVGQVAEAQDEIAGFPVAALSATLDYDAPQTRRGDAIAPLWHWLYFLPVYRRSETGSDGHGSRGGFLPPVPLPRRMWAGGRVNFHQPLRIGDLAYKVSTILDVSAKSGRSGSLAFVTVEHKYYGTSGLAITEEQDIVYREAANPNASMPAAVPAPTGEEWVQEVETDPVLLFRFSALTFNGHRIHYDKPYASGVEHYPELVVHGPLQAMLLLELVRKYLPDATVKTFSFRGVRPTFVPQRLFVCGKRSSDGKAVELWIRHEDGALAMSASAELA; from the coding sequence ATGGACGTTGAGAAGTTGAAGCAGTGGGTGGGACAGGTGGCAGAAGCCCAAGATGAAATCGCCGGATTTCCAGTGGCTGCGCTCTCCGCAACGTTAGACTACGATGCTCCCCAGACTCGTCGTGGTGATGCAATCGCGCCACTCTGGCATTGGCTGTATTTCCTACCCGTCTACCGCAGGTCAGAGACTGGCAGTGATGGCCATGGGAGTCGCGGTGGGTTTCTGCCTCCGGTGCCGCTGCCGCGCCGCATGTGGGCGGGCGGTCGCGTCAACTTTCACCAGCCGCTTCGTATCGGTGACCTAGCCTATAAGGTGTCGACGATACTCGACGTTAGCGCGAAATCGGGTCGTAGCGGGTCGCTGGCCTTCGTAACGGTTGAACACAAATACTACGGCACCTCAGGGCTTGCTATCACCGAGGAGCAAGACATTGTCTATCGCGAGGCCGCTAACCCGAACGCAAGCATGCCCGCGGCCGTGCCAGCACCCACAGGGGAGGAGTGGGTTCAGGAAGTGGAAACCGACCCGGTGCTGCTGTTCCGCTTCTCGGCGCTGACCTTCAATGGTCATCGCATTCACTACGACAAGCCGTACGCCAGCGGCGTTGAGCACTATCCGGAGTTGGTAGTTCATGGTCCTCTTCAAGCCATGCTCCTGCTTGAATTGGTGCGCAAATATCTGCCGGATGCCACCGTGAAGACCTTCTCATTCCGTGGTGTCCGTCCTACGTTTGTTCCGCAGCGGCTTTTCGTTTGTGGCAAGCGCTCCAGCGACGGTAAGGCTGTGGAACTTTGGATTCGCCATGAAGACGGAGCGCTCGCAATGAGTGCATCCGCCGAACTCGCTTAA
- a CDS encoding citrate lyase subunit alpha translates to MKNSIGRIIPEWAGDKRLKPYTGLSASPEVHHRVGASLRSFSRGTPKLLGSIREGLDAAWVRDGSTISFHHHLRNGDTVANEVLQEAAAMGLRGLKVAASSIFPVHERWVEFIEAGVISQIYTAYAVGPVADAVARGALSSPIIMHTHGGRARLIESGELRIDAAFVAAPTADPQGNLNGVQGPSACGTLGYAETDVRHAATVIAVTDNLVPYPACPISISQDYVDYVIAAPSIGNRAEIVSGTTRPTDEPVGLEIAAQAARVIEGAGL, encoded by the coding sequence GTGAAAAACAGCATCGGCAGGATCATCCCGGAATGGGCTGGTGATAAGCGCCTGAAGCCATACACGGGCCTCAGTGCAAGCCCCGAGGTCCACCATCGTGTGGGGGCAAGCCTTCGCTCGTTTTCCCGCGGCACGCCAAAACTACTAGGCTCCATCAGAGAAGGCCTTGACGCCGCATGGGTACGTGATGGCTCTACCATCTCCTTCCACCATCACCTTCGCAATGGCGACACGGTGGCGAATGAGGTTCTACAGGAAGCAGCAGCGATGGGACTACGGGGCTTGAAGGTGGCAGCCAGCTCAATTTTCCCGGTTCACGAGCGATGGGTAGAGTTCATCGAGGCGGGCGTAATTAGCCAAATCTACACAGCGTACGCAGTTGGCCCGGTAGCGGATGCAGTAGCGCGAGGCGCGTTGTCTTCTCCCATCATTATGCATACGCACGGTGGACGGGCGCGACTTATCGAATCTGGTGAATTACGCATCGATGCTGCCTTCGTGGCAGCGCCTACGGCCGACCCCCAGGGCAATCTGAATGGCGTTCAAGGGCCGTCTGCATGTGGAACTCTCGGGTATGCTGAGACCGATGTGCGACACGCCGCTACTGTAATTGCTGTCACAGACAACCTCGTTCCATATCCTGCATGCCCTATTTCCATCAGCCAGGACTATGTGGATTACGTCATCGCGGCCCCGTCTATTGGTAACCGGGCGGAAATCGTCTCCGGAACAACACGGCCGACGGACGAACCAGTCGGACTTGAGATTGCAGCCCAGGCGGCGAGGGTCATCGAAGGTGCAGGCTTATGA
- a CDS encoding citrate lyase subunit alpha translates to MQAYDENFGFQTGAGGISLAVAAALREIMARRGITGSFAAGGITGYLVDMLEQGLFRSLFDVQCFDLRAVDSFRDNPQHQAMSASLYANPWNKGAIVNQLSAMILGAAEVDLDFNVNVTTASNGRIIGGSGGHSDTAAGAELAIVTTRLRAGTVPKIVERVRTVTTPGETVDVVVTEAGIAVNPRRADVKERLISAGIKVVAIEALYDEAKRGLDVKAASASTSGEIVGIVEYRDGTALDVIERVES, encoded by the coding sequence GTGCAGGCTTATGACGAGAACTTCGGCTTCCAAACCGGCGCCGGCGGCATTTCTCTTGCCGTTGCGGCAGCCCTGCGCGAGATAATGGCTCGCCGCGGCATCACGGGAAGCTTCGCGGCAGGTGGAATCACCGGCTATCTGGTAGATATGCTCGAGCAAGGCCTGTTTCGCAGCCTGTTCGATGTTCAATGCTTCGACTTGCGGGCCGTCGACTCCTTCCGCGATAACCCGCAGCACCAGGCAATGTCAGCCTCCTTGTATGCCAACCCATGGAACAAAGGTGCCATTGTCAACCAGCTCAGCGCCATGATTCTCGGCGCAGCCGAAGTCGACCTCGATTTCAACGTCAATGTCACCACAGCAAGCAACGGGCGCATCATCGGCGGATCGGGCGGGCATAGCGACACCGCGGCCGGCGCCGAACTCGCCATCGTAACGACCCGACTGCGGGCGGGTACCGTACCCAAGATTGTCGAGCGGGTTCGCACCGTGACGACACCAGGAGAGACTGTAGACGTCGTCGTCACCGAAGCTGGCATCGCGGTTAATCCTCGTCGCGCGGATGTTAAGGAGCGCTTGATTTCCGCAGGGATTAAAGTTGTTGCCATCGAAGCTCTCTATGATGAAGCCAAGCGAGGACTCGACGTAAAGGCAGCATCCGCAAGCACCTCTGGCGAGATAGTAGGAATCGTGGAGTACCGAGATGGGACGGCTCTCGACGTCATCGAGAGAGTTGAGTCCTAA
- a CDS encoding pyruvate carboxylase: MNKIRSLLVANRSEIAIRVMRAASELGIRTVAIYSYQDRFAQHRFKADESYLVGHGKKPVDAYLDIEDILRVAKEAGVDAIHPGYGFLSENPNFAERCAQEGIAFIGPKPEVMRELGNKVAARELAQRVGVPVVPATSALPNDISRAKILASGVGYPLMLKASWGGGGRGMRAIHKEEDLAEAITAARREAKAAFGNDEVYLEKFVARAKHVEVQILGDTHGNIVHLFERDCSVQRRNQKVVERAPAPYLNDESRQSLCTEALKLARAVSYTHAGTVEFLMDADNGEFYFIEVNPRIQVEHTVTEEVTGLDIVKAQIRITEGEVIGNDGSIVPHQADIKLRGHAVQCRVTTEDPENGFAPDHGKLTAYRSAAGFGIRLDAGTAYTGAVVTPYYDSLLVKVTCKGRDAAEANERMSRALREFRVRGVATNLAFLENVIGHEEFLTGRCTTRFIDSTPELFSFRQRRDRATKLLNFIADVNVNGNPDVKGRAAPTSVVLSHPLPAPIGCAEQIPEGTRTLLASLGPRAFGAWMKESKAVLLTDTTMRDAHQSLLATRMRTADMAAIAPHYARRLSGLFSMECWGGATFDVAMRFLREDPWQRLEVLRAAVPNILFQMLLRGSNAVGYTNYADNVVQYFVKQAAKSGIDLFRVFDSFNWVENMRVAIDAVLEADALCEGTICYTADLFDQARGKYNIGYYVDLAKSLEKAGVHILGVKDMAGVCRPQAAHALIRALKSEVGLPIHYHTHDTSGASVASMLAAIDAGVDAVDGAMDSMSGLTSQPSLGAICAALEHGARKPAVSYQDLQPFCTYWESVRKNYQPFEADMRAGTSDVYRHEMPGGQYTNLREQARSLGLEAQWPDVAQAYADVNTLFGDIVKVTPSSKVVGDMALHLVSNKLSTADVLDPTKEISVPDSVVSMLRGDMGYPADGFPAALQAKLLRGTAPIEGRAGSHIPLVDLDQVREHAQSELGRTLSANDLASYLMYPKVYKDFAAHQDQYDDVSSMPTPVFFYGLGVGQEVSVELEKGKTLYIGLSAQSEADEQGGVRMHFDVNGQPRPVRSVKRQAGKSTQEARMANPADPLHVASPMQGSVISVCVKPGQSVVKGETVAAIEAMKMETSVVAEASGIVKDVVVQPGSLVRAGQLLIELQ; encoded by the coding sequence ATGAACAAGATTCGTAGTCTTCTCGTCGCTAACCGGAGCGAAATCGCAATCCGCGTCATGCGGGCTGCCAGCGAGCTCGGCATTCGGACGGTTGCAATCTACTCGTACCAGGACCGATTTGCGCAGCATCGCTTCAAGGCTGACGAAAGCTACCTTGTTGGTCACGGGAAGAAGCCTGTGGACGCATACCTCGACATCGAGGACATCCTGCGTGTAGCTAAGGAAGCTGGAGTGGACGCCATCCACCCGGGTTATGGATTCCTATCTGAGAATCCGAACTTTGCGGAACGATGCGCGCAGGAAGGGATTGCGTTCATCGGTCCGAAGCCGGAGGTGATGCGGGAACTTGGGAACAAGGTTGCGGCCCGAGAATTGGCGCAGCGCGTCGGCGTTCCTGTGGTTCCTGCGACGAGTGCGCTGCCAAACGACATCTCGAGAGCCAAGATTCTGGCTTCGGGAGTTGGGTATCCGCTCATGCTGAAGGCGAGTTGGGGCGGTGGCGGACGCGGGATGCGTGCGATTCACAAGGAAGAGGATCTGGCTGAGGCGATTACCGCGGCGCGTCGGGAAGCCAAGGCAGCCTTCGGTAACGATGAAGTCTACCTCGAGAAGTTCGTTGCGCGCGCTAAGCACGTGGAAGTGCAGATCCTGGGTGATACCCACGGCAACATCGTTCACCTGTTCGAGCGCGATTGCTCGGTTCAGCGCCGCAATCAGAAGGTCGTTGAGCGCGCGCCGGCGCCATATCTCAATGACGAAAGTCGGCAATCGCTATGTACTGAAGCGCTGAAGCTTGCTCGAGCTGTTTCCTACACGCACGCGGGGACGGTCGAATTTCTAATGGATGCCGATAACGGTGAGTTTTACTTCATCGAAGTCAACCCGCGCATCCAGGTCGAGCACACGGTGACCGAAGAAGTCACCGGCCTGGACATCGTCAAGGCACAGATCCGCATCACGGAGGGCGAAGTCATCGGGAATGATGGCTCGATTGTGCCACACCAAGCGGACATCAAACTGCGTGGGCATGCTGTGCAATGTCGTGTTACGACAGAAGACCCAGAGAATGGCTTCGCACCTGATCACGGCAAGCTGACAGCCTACCGTAGCGCGGCAGGCTTCGGAATTCGTCTGGATGCTGGTACAGCCTATACCGGCGCAGTCGTGACGCCCTACTATGACTCGCTGCTCGTGAAGGTCACCTGTAAGGGCCGAGATGCCGCCGAGGCGAATGAACGCATGAGCCGGGCACTGCGCGAGTTCCGGGTGCGGGGCGTAGCCACTAATCTAGCGTTTCTGGAGAACGTCATCGGGCATGAGGAGTTTCTGACTGGCCGTTGCACAACTCGATTCATTGATAGCACCCCGGAACTGTTCTCGTTCCGTCAGCGTCGAGATCGCGCAACCAAGCTGCTGAACTTCATCGCCGACGTCAATGTGAACGGAAATCCAGACGTCAAAGGGCGCGCCGCTCCCACATCGGTGGTGCTGAGCCATCCGCTGCCGGCTCCCATTGGGTGTGCGGAACAGATTCCCGAGGGAACCAGAACGCTGCTGGCATCCCTGGGGCCGCGTGCGTTCGGAGCGTGGATGAAGGAGAGTAAGGCGGTCCTGCTGACAGACACTACGATGCGCGACGCCCATCAGTCACTGCTTGCCACTCGGATGCGTACCGCTGACATGGCGGCAATCGCTCCCCACTATGCGCGTAGGCTGTCCGGGTTGTTCTCGATGGAATGCTGGGGCGGCGCCACGTTCGACGTAGCAATGCGCTTCTTAAGGGAGGACCCGTGGCAGCGTCTCGAGGTTCTGCGAGCAGCGGTCCCCAACATCCTGTTCCAGATGCTCCTGCGAGGTTCCAACGCTGTTGGCTACACGAACTACGCAGATAACGTCGTCCAGTACTTCGTCAAGCAGGCGGCTAAGAGTGGCATTGACTTGTTCCGAGTCTTTGACTCTTTTAACTGGGTCGAGAACATGCGGGTCGCGATCGACGCAGTACTGGAGGCTGACGCGCTCTGCGAAGGAACCATCTGCTATACAGCCGACCTATTTGACCAGGCACGCGGAAAGTACAACATCGGTTACTACGTTGATTTGGCCAAGTCGCTGGAGAAGGCCGGTGTGCATATCCTAGGGGTGAAGGATATGGCGGGTGTATGCCGCCCGCAGGCAGCCCATGCTCTAATTCGCGCCCTGAAATCAGAAGTTGGGCTACCGATTCACTATCATACGCACGACACCAGCGGAGCGTCCGTGGCATCGATGCTTGCTGCCATTGATGCGGGGGTGGATGCGGTAGATGGCGCGATGGACTCGATGAGTGGTCTGACATCGCAGCCGAGCCTCGGTGCAATCTGTGCTGCACTTGAGCATGGCGCTCGAAAGCCTGCGGTGAGCTATCAGGACCTGCAGCCGTTCTGTACCTACTGGGAATCCGTTCGCAAGAATTATCAACCGTTCGAAGCAGATATGCGCGCGGGCACCTCAGATGTCTATCGTCACGAGATGCCCGGTGGCCAGTATACCAACCTTCGTGAGCAGGCGCGCTCGCTGGGCCTGGAGGCGCAATGGCCTGACGTGGCGCAGGCATACGCCGACGTCAATACATTGTTCGGTGACATCGTCAAGGTCACGCCGTCCTCGAAGGTAGTGGGGGATATGGCTTTGCACTTGGTTTCCAATAAGCTTTCGACTGCTGACGTTCTGGACCCGACGAAGGAGATTTCGGTACCCGACTCCGTCGTCTCGATGCTTCGTGGCGACATGGGCTATCCAGCCGACGGATTTCCCGCTGCTCTTCAGGCAAAGCTGCTGCGGGGAACTGCTCCTATCGAAGGACGCGCAGGATCCCATATCCCGTTGGTAGACCTCGATCAGGTCCGCGAGCACGCACAAAGCGAACTCGGGCGCACGCTATCAGCAAATGACCTGGCCTCGTATTTGATGTACCCGAAGGTCTACAAGGACTTTGCCGCGCACCAGGACCAGTACGACGACGTCTCAAGTATGCCGACGCCCGTATTTTTCTACGGTCTTGGTGTTGGGCAGGAAGTGTCCGTTGAGCTGGAGAAGGGGAAGACCCTGTACATTGGACTTAGCGCACAGTCCGAAGCCGACGAGCAAGGTGGCGTGCGGATGCACTTCGACGTCAATGGCCAGCCACGACCGGTCCGGAGTGTGAAGCGACAAGCTGGAAAATCTACCCAAGAGGCGCGGATGGCAAATCCTGCCGACCCGCTGCATGTTGCTTCCCCTATGCAGGGAAGCGTCATCTCGGTGTGCGTAAAGCCGGGTCAGTCTGTCGTGAAAGGCGAAACGGTCGCGGCAATCGAGGCGATGAAGATGGAGACCAGCGTCGTAGCGGAAGCGAGCGGCATCGTGAAAGATGTGGTCGTTCAACCTGGTAGCCTCGTGCGTGCCGGACAGCTGTTGATTGAGTTGCAGTAA
- a CDS encoding HpcH/HpaI aldolase/citrate lyase family protein, with protein MTASTTPRSYLFVPGNRPDRFVKASQSGADRVILDLEDAVAEADKDAARQQVAEYLGAGGAGIVRINATHSRWLDDVMACRQPGLQGVILPKAESADLISRIVQLLPAGVKVLPLIETARGMKSLDEIASTVGVERLVFGTVDFRTEMGIEGDDEELLYFRSMIVLASKAAGKAAPIDGVTVSINDADELQRACIRGRRLGFGAKLCVHPSQVQAVNKAFGPSDEQIAWAVKILHTAKSSGGVFKLDGEMVDAPVIARAATLLKEAGRATA; from the coding sequence ATGACTGCTTCCACAACCCCCCGCTCCTATCTTTTTGTTCCCGGCAACCGGCCGGACCGTTTCGTGAAGGCCAGCCAGTCTGGAGCTGACCGAGTCATTCTTGACTTGGAGGACGCAGTCGCTGAGGCTGACAAGGACGCTGCCCGTCAGCAGGTTGCCGAATACCTCGGCGCAGGTGGTGCAGGCATTGTACGGATTAATGCGACCCATTCGCGTTGGCTGGACGACGTTATGGCCTGCCGTCAACCGGGCTTGCAGGGCGTGATACTGCCGAAGGCCGAGAGCGCCGACTTAATCTCGCGAATCGTCCAACTCTTGCCGGCGGGGGTGAAGGTGCTGCCACTGATTGAGACCGCTCGTGGTATGAAGTCTCTCGATGAAATCGCGTCAACTGTCGGCGTCGAGCGTCTGGTCTTCGGCACTGTCGATTTCCGGACTGAAATGGGCATCGAGGGAGACGACGAGGAGCTTTTGTACTTCCGCTCCATGATTGTGCTCGCATCTAAGGCTGCGGGTAAGGCGGCTCCTATCGATGGCGTAACAGTTTCCATCAACGATGCTGACGAGCTTCAACGTGCATGTATCCGTGGGCGCCGTCTGGGGTTCGGGGCGAAGCTCTGCGTCCATCCCTCGCAAGTTCAAGCGGTCAACAAGGCCTTCGGTCCATCTGACGAACAGATTGCATGGGCAGTGAAAATCCTGCATACCGCAAAGTCGTCGGGGGGCGTTTTCAAGTTGGACGGCGAGATGGTTGACGCTCCTGTTATTGCGCGGGCCGCTACGCTACTGAAGGAAGCCGGCCGCGCTACGGCCTGA